The following are encoded in a window of Thamnophis elegans isolate rThaEle1 chromosome 14, rThaEle1.pri, whole genome shotgun sequence genomic DNA:
- the LOC116517618 gene encoding kinesin-like protein KIFC3 isoform X2: MLYFSPSLFWQTEDLKDRLPKPAHEMNRLHSTLGGTDLEKHRDLLLAENMHLKQELKLCEAQLQELRKHSARCTNCTHSQENVKLQEKLAQVKQEAEDLKGRLSELDLEVEQKTNRLAEVELRLKDSLAERAEEEERLSRRLRDSQEVIAGLKAQPHQVKYVIKTMEVESSKTKQALSEAQSRNQYLQDQVGMQRQVLKEMEQQLQSSQKAAAQLRAQVTMYESELEQSREQMLEEMQNMEEDKNRAIEEAFAQAQLEMKAVHENLAGVRANLLTLQPALRTLTSDYNSLKRQVKEFPVLLQEAMQSARAEIGQAIEEVSSTNLELLRKYRKELQLRKKCHNELVRLKGNIRVFGRVRPIQAEDGEGPEAVGAVTFDPEDDAILHLMHKGKLVSFELDKVFRPEATQEDVFRDVQALITSCIDGYNVCIFAYGQTGAGKTYTMEGSPENPGINQRALQLLFSEVQSKAPDWNYSITVSVAEIYNEALRDLLGKEPQEKLEIRLCPDGSGQLYVPGLTEFPVHSVEDINQVFEFGHINRATECTYLNEHSSRSHALVMITVRGTECSTGIKTTGKLNLVDLAGSERVGRSGAEGSRLREAQYINKSLSALGDVIYALRSRQSHVPFRNSKLTYLLQDSLSGESKTLMMVQVSPVEKNTSETLCSLKFAERVRSVELGPGTRKAEMGSWTSQEHLEPQLCFPVAACLQVEPAAALQPCIRTQPSPRTGRSSSLRAKPQSTAWN, from the exons ATGCTGTATTTCAGTCCCTCTTTGTTTTGGCAGACAGAAGACCTGAAGGACAGACTCCCAAAGCCGGCTCATGAGATGAATAGGCTTCATTCTACACTG gGTGGGACGGACCTGGAGAAGCACAGAGACCTCTTGCTGGCAGAAAACATGCACTTAAAGCAGGAGTTAAAGCTGTGTGAGGCCCAGCTGCAGGAGCTGAGGAAGCATTCGGCCAGGTGCACCAACTGTACACACAGCCAG GAGAACGTAAAGTTGCAGGAGAAGCTGGCCCAAGTGAAGCAGGAAGCAGAAGACTTGAAGGGACGCCTTTCGGAGTTGGACCTGGAGGTGGAGCAGAAGACCAACCGCCTGGCGGAAGTAGAGCTGCGGCTGAAGGACTCCTTGGCAGAGAGggccgaggaggaggagcggCTGAGCCGGAGACTGCGGGACAGCCAGGAAGTGATAGCTGGCCTCAAGGCCCAGCCTCATCAGGTCAAG TATGTCATCAAAACGATGGAAGTTGAATCCTCCAAGACCAAGCAGGCCCTCAGCGAAGCCCAGTCGCGGAACCAGTACCTGCAGGACCAGGTTGGGATGCAGAGGCAGGTGCTGAAGGAGATGGAACAGCAGCTACAGAGCTCCCAGAAGGCGGCGGCTCAGCTCAGGGCTCAG GTGACGATGTACGAATCCGAGCTGGAACAGTCCCGGGAGCAGATGCTGGAGGAGATGCAGAACATGGAGGAGGACAAGAACCGAGCCATCGAGGAAGCTTTTGCTCAAGCACAACTAGAAATGAAAGCAGTTCATGAAAATCTGGCAG GTGTGCGGGCCAATCTGCTCACGCTCCAGCCGGCACTTCGTACTCTCACTAGTGACTACAACAGCTTGAAGCGCCAGGTCAAAGAGTTCCCTGTCCTGCTACAAGAGGCTATGCAGAGCGCCAGGGCTGAG ATTGGGCAAGCCATTGAAGAAGTGAGCAGCACCAACCTGGAGCTGCTGAGAAAATACCGAAAGGAGCTGCAACTCCGGAAGAAATGTCACAACGAGCTGGTGCGATTGAAAG GCAACATCCGTGTGTTTGGCCGTGTTAGGCCAATACAAGCAGAGGATGGTGAAGggccagaagctgtgggtgcagTGACCTTTGACCCTGAAGATGATGCCATCCTACATCTGATGCACAAAGGGAAGCTGGTATCTTTTGAACTGGACAAAGTTTTCCGTCCAGAAGCAACACAAGAAGAC GTGTTCCGAGACGTTCAGGCGCTGATCACATCGTGCATTGACGGTTACAACGTTTGTATTTTTGCCTATGGACAAACTGGGGCTGGCAAGACGTACACCATGGAG GGAAGCCCGGAAAACCCCGGGATCAACCAGCGGGCCCTGCAGCTTCTCTTCTCCGAGGTGCAGTCCAAAGCCCCCGACTGGAATTACAGCATCACTGTCAGCGTGGCTGAAATCTATAATGAGGCGCTCAG AGACCTGCTTGGAAAGGAGCCGCAGGAGAAGCTGGAGATCAGACTCTGCCCAGATGGCAGCGGGCAGCTTTATGTTCCAGGCTTGACCGAGTTCCCTGTCCACAGCGTGGAAGACATCAACCAG GTCTTTGAGTTTGGTCACATCAACCGAGCAACGGAGTGCACCTACCTGAACGAACACAGCTCCAGATCTCATGCCCTCGTCATGATCACAGTGCGGGGGACTGAATGCAGCACAGGAATAAAAACTACAG GGAAGCTGAATTTAGTAGACCTGGCAGGATCTGAGCGTGTGGGAAGATCCGGTGCAGAAGGGAGCAGGTTGCGTGAGGCTCAATACATCAACAAGTCGCTTTCGGCTTTGGGAGATGTGATCTATGCACTGCGTTCCCGCCAGTCCCATGTTCCGTTTCGCAACTCCAAGCTGACCTATCTCCTCCAGGATTCCCTCAGTGGTGAAAGCAAGACCCTCATGATGGTCCAG GTTTCTCCGGTGGAGAAGAATACGAGTGAGACACTCTGCTCCCTCAAGTTTGCTGAGAGAGTTCGCTCCGTGGAACTGGGCCCTGGCACTCGGAAGGCAGAAATGGGCTCCTGGACCAGCCAAGAGCACTTAGAG CCACAGCTCTGTTTTCCTGTGGCTGCTTGTCTCCAGGTGGAGCCCGCTGCCGCCCTCCAGCCCTGCATTCGAACCCAGCCGTCCCCTCGAACGGGGCGATCGAGCTCCCTTCGGGCAAAGCCCCAGAGTACAG CCTGGAATTAA
- the LOC116517618 gene encoding kinesin-like protein KIFC3 isoform X1 — translation MLYFSPSLFWQTEDLKDRLPKPAHEMNRLHSTLGGTDLEKHRDLLLAENMHLKQELKLCEAQLQELRKHSARCTNCTHSQENVKLQEKLAQVKQEAEDLKGRLSELDLEVEQKTNRLAEVELRLKDSLAERAEEEERLSRRLRDSQEVIAGLKAQPHQVKYVIKTMEVESSKTKQALSEAQSRNQYLQDQVGMQRQVLKEMEQQLQSSQKAAAQLRAQVTMYESELEQSREQMLEEMQNMEEDKNRAIEEAFAQAQLEMKAVHENLAGVRANLLTLQPALRTLTSDYNSLKRQVKEFPVLLQEAMQSARAEIGQAIEEVSSTNLELLRKYRKELQLRKKCHNELVRLKGNIRVFGRVRPIQAEDGEGPEAVGAVTFDPEDDAILHLMHKGKLVSFELDKVFRPEATQEDVFRDVQALITSCIDGYNVCIFAYGQTGAGKTYTMEGSPENPGINQRALQLLFSEVQSKAPDWNYSITVSVAEIYNEALRDLLGKEPQEKLEIRLCPDGSGQLYVPGLTEFPVHSVEDINQVFEFGHINRATECTYLNEHSSRSHALVMITVRGTECSTGIKTTGKLNLVDLAGSERVGRSGAEGSRLREAQYINKSLSALGDVIYALRSRQSHVPFRNSKLTYLLQDSLSGESKTLMMVQVSPVEKNTSETLCSLKFAERVRSVELGPGTRKAEMGSWTSQEHLEPQLCFPVAACLQVEPAAALQPCIRTQPSPRTGRSSSLRAKPQSTGKPRPVPL, via the exons ATGCTGTATTTCAGTCCCTCTTTGTTTTGGCAGACAGAAGACCTGAAGGACAGACTCCCAAAGCCGGCTCATGAGATGAATAGGCTTCATTCTACACTG gGTGGGACGGACCTGGAGAAGCACAGAGACCTCTTGCTGGCAGAAAACATGCACTTAAAGCAGGAGTTAAAGCTGTGTGAGGCCCAGCTGCAGGAGCTGAGGAAGCATTCGGCCAGGTGCACCAACTGTACACACAGCCAG GAGAACGTAAAGTTGCAGGAGAAGCTGGCCCAAGTGAAGCAGGAAGCAGAAGACTTGAAGGGACGCCTTTCGGAGTTGGACCTGGAGGTGGAGCAGAAGACCAACCGCCTGGCGGAAGTAGAGCTGCGGCTGAAGGACTCCTTGGCAGAGAGggccgaggaggaggagcggCTGAGCCGGAGACTGCGGGACAGCCAGGAAGTGATAGCTGGCCTCAAGGCCCAGCCTCATCAGGTCAAG TATGTCATCAAAACGATGGAAGTTGAATCCTCCAAGACCAAGCAGGCCCTCAGCGAAGCCCAGTCGCGGAACCAGTACCTGCAGGACCAGGTTGGGATGCAGAGGCAGGTGCTGAAGGAGATGGAACAGCAGCTACAGAGCTCCCAGAAGGCGGCGGCTCAGCTCAGGGCTCAG GTGACGATGTACGAATCCGAGCTGGAACAGTCCCGGGAGCAGATGCTGGAGGAGATGCAGAACATGGAGGAGGACAAGAACCGAGCCATCGAGGAAGCTTTTGCTCAAGCACAACTAGAAATGAAAGCAGTTCATGAAAATCTGGCAG GTGTGCGGGCCAATCTGCTCACGCTCCAGCCGGCACTTCGTACTCTCACTAGTGACTACAACAGCTTGAAGCGCCAGGTCAAAGAGTTCCCTGTCCTGCTACAAGAGGCTATGCAGAGCGCCAGGGCTGAG ATTGGGCAAGCCATTGAAGAAGTGAGCAGCACCAACCTGGAGCTGCTGAGAAAATACCGAAAGGAGCTGCAACTCCGGAAGAAATGTCACAACGAGCTGGTGCGATTGAAAG GCAACATCCGTGTGTTTGGCCGTGTTAGGCCAATACAAGCAGAGGATGGTGAAGggccagaagctgtgggtgcagTGACCTTTGACCCTGAAGATGATGCCATCCTACATCTGATGCACAAAGGGAAGCTGGTATCTTTTGAACTGGACAAAGTTTTCCGTCCAGAAGCAACACAAGAAGAC GTGTTCCGAGACGTTCAGGCGCTGATCACATCGTGCATTGACGGTTACAACGTTTGTATTTTTGCCTATGGACAAACTGGGGCTGGCAAGACGTACACCATGGAG GGAAGCCCGGAAAACCCCGGGATCAACCAGCGGGCCCTGCAGCTTCTCTTCTCCGAGGTGCAGTCCAAAGCCCCCGACTGGAATTACAGCATCACTGTCAGCGTGGCTGAAATCTATAATGAGGCGCTCAG AGACCTGCTTGGAAAGGAGCCGCAGGAGAAGCTGGAGATCAGACTCTGCCCAGATGGCAGCGGGCAGCTTTATGTTCCAGGCTTGACCGAGTTCCCTGTCCACAGCGTGGAAGACATCAACCAG GTCTTTGAGTTTGGTCACATCAACCGAGCAACGGAGTGCACCTACCTGAACGAACACAGCTCCAGATCTCATGCCCTCGTCATGATCACAGTGCGGGGGACTGAATGCAGCACAGGAATAAAAACTACAG GGAAGCTGAATTTAGTAGACCTGGCAGGATCTGAGCGTGTGGGAAGATCCGGTGCAGAAGGGAGCAGGTTGCGTGAGGCTCAATACATCAACAAGTCGCTTTCGGCTTTGGGAGATGTGATCTATGCACTGCGTTCCCGCCAGTCCCATGTTCCGTTTCGCAACTCCAAGCTGACCTATCTCCTCCAGGATTCCCTCAGTGGTGAAAGCAAGACCCTCATGATGGTCCAG GTTTCTCCGGTGGAGAAGAATACGAGTGAGACACTCTGCTCCCTCAAGTTTGCTGAGAGAGTTCGCTCCGTGGAACTGGGCCCTGGCACTCGGAAGGCAGAAATGGGCTCCTGGACCAGCCAAGAGCACTTAGAG CCACAGCTCTGTTTTCCTGTGGCTGCTTGTCTCCAGGTGGAGCCCGCTGCCGCCCTCCAGCCCTGCATTCGAACCCAGCCGTCCCCTCGAACGGGGCGATCGAGCTCCCTTCGGGCAAAGCCCCAGAGTACAG GGAAACCGAGGCCAGTTCCTCTATGA
- the LOC116517618 gene encoding kinesin-like protein KIFC3 isoform X3 — translation MLYFSPSLFWQTEDLKDRLPKPAHEMNRLHSTLGGTDLEKHRDLLLAENMHLKQELKLCEAQLQELRKHSARCTNCTHSQENVKLQEKLAQVKQEAEDLKGRLSELDLEVEQKTNRLAEVELRLKDSLAERAEEEERLSRRLRDSQEVIAGLKAQPHQVKYVIKTMEVESSKTKQALSEAQSRNQYLQDQVGMQRQVLKEMEQQLQSSQKAAAQLRAQVTMYESELEQSREQMLEEMQNMEEDKNRAIEEAFAQAQLEMKAVHENLAGVRANLLTLQPALRTLTSDYNSLKRQVKEFPVLLQEAMQSARAEIGQAIEEVSSTNLELLRKYRKELQLRKKCHNELVRLKGNIRVFGRVRPIQAEDGEGPEAVGAVTFDPEDDAILHLMHKGKLVSFELDKVFRPEATQEDVFRDVQALITSCIDGYNVCIFAYGQTGAGKTYTMEGSPENPGINQRALQLLFSEVQSKAPDWNYSITVSVAEIYNEALRDLLGKEPQEKLEIRLCPDGSGQLYVPGLTEFPVHSVEDINQVFEFGHINRATECTYLNEHSSRSHALVMITVRGTECSTGIKTTGKLNLVDLAGSERVGRSGAEGSRLREAQYINKSLSALGDVIYALRSRQSHVPFRNSKLTYLLQDSLSGESKTLMMVQVSPVEKNTSETLCSLKFAERVRSVELGPGTRKAEMGSWTSQEHLEVEPAAALQPCIRTQPSPRTGRSSSLRAKPQSTGKPRPVPL, via the exons ATGCTGTATTTCAGTCCCTCTTTGTTTTGGCAGACAGAAGACCTGAAGGACAGACTCCCAAAGCCGGCTCATGAGATGAATAGGCTTCATTCTACACTG gGTGGGACGGACCTGGAGAAGCACAGAGACCTCTTGCTGGCAGAAAACATGCACTTAAAGCAGGAGTTAAAGCTGTGTGAGGCCCAGCTGCAGGAGCTGAGGAAGCATTCGGCCAGGTGCACCAACTGTACACACAGCCAG GAGAACGTAAAGTTGCAGGAGAAGCTGGCCCAAGTGAAGCAGGAAGCAGAAGACTTGAAGGGACGCCTTTCGGAGTTGGACCTGGAGGTGGAGCAGAAGACCAACCGCCTGGCGGAAGTAGAGCTGCGGCTGAAGGACTCCTTGGCAGAGAGggccgaggaggaggagcggCTGAGCCGGAGACTGCGGGACAGCCAGGAAGTGATAGCTGGCCTCAAGGCCCAGCCTCATCAGGTCAAG TATGTCATCAAAACGATGGAAGTTGAATCCTCCAAGACCAAGCAGGCCCTCAGCGAAGCCCAGTCGCGGAACCAGTACCTGCAGGACCAGGTTGGGATGCAGAGGCAGGTGCTGAAGGAGATGGAACAGCAGCTACAGAGCTCCCAGAAGGCGGCGGCTCAGCTCAGGGCTCAG GTGACGATGTACGAATCCGAGCTGGAACAGTCCCGGGAGCAGATGCTGGAGGAGATGCAGAACATGGAGGAGGACAAGAACCGAGCCATCGAGGAAGCTTTTGCTCAAGCACAACTAGAAATGAAAGCAGTTCATGAAAATCTGGCAG GTGTGCGGGCCAATCTGCTCACGCTCCAGCCGGCACTTCGTACTCTCACTAGTGACTACAACAGCTTGAAGCGCCAGGTCAAAGAGTTCCCTGTCCTGCTACAAGAGGCTATGCAGAGCGCCAGGGCTGAG ATTGGGCAAGCCATTGAAGAAGTGAGCAGCACCAACCTGGAGCTGCTGAGAAAATACCGAAAGGAGCTGCAACTCCGGAAGAAATGTCACAACGAGCTGGTGCGATTGAAAG GCAACATCCGTGTGTTTGGCCGTGTTAGGCCAATACAAGCAGAGGATGGTGAAGggccagaagctgtgggtgcagTGACCTTTGACCCTGAAGATGATGCCATCCTACATCTGATGCACAAAGGGAAGCTGGTATCTTTTGAACTGGACAAAGTTTTCCGTCCAGAAGCAACACAAGAAGAC GTGTTCCGAGACGTTCAGGCGCTGATCACATCGTGCATTGACGGTTACAACGTTTGTATTTTTGCCTATGGACAAACTGGGGCTGGCAAGACGTACACCATGGAG GGAAGCCCGGAAAACCCCGGGATCAACCAGCGGGCCCTGCAGCTTCTCTTCTCCGAGGTGCAGTCCAAAGCCCCCGACTGGAATTACAGCATCACTGTCAGCGTGGCTGAAATCTATAATGAGGCGCTCAG AGACCTGCTTGGAAAGGAGCCGCAGGAGAAGCTGGAGATCAGACTCTGCCCAGATGGCAGCGGGCAGCTTTATGTTCCAGGCTTGACCGAGTTCCCTGTCCACAGCGTGGAAGACATCAACCAG GTCTTTGAGTTTGGTCACATCAACCGAGCAACGGAGTGCACCTACCTGAACGAACACAGCTCCAGATCTCATGCCCTCGTCATGATCACAGTGCGGGGGACTGAATGCAGCACAGGAATAAAAACTACAG GGAAGCTGAATTTAGTAGACCTGGCAGGATCTGAGCGTGTGGGAAGATCCGGTGCAGAAGGGAGCAGGTTGCGTGAGGCTCAATACATCAACAAGTCGCTTTCGGCTTTGGGAGATGTGATCTATGCACTGCGTTCCCGCCAGTCCCATGTTCCGTTTCGCAACTCCAAGCTGACCTATCTCCTCCAGGATTCCCTCAGTGGTGAAAGCAAGACCCTCATGATGGTCCAG GTTTCTCCGGTGGAGAAGAATACGAGTGAGACACTCTGCTCCCTCAAGTTTGCTGAGAGAGTTCGCTCCGTGGAACTGGGCCCTGGCACTCGGAAGGCAGAAATGGGCTCCTGGACCAGCCAAGAGCACTTAGAG GTGGAGCCCGCTGCCGCCCTCCAGCCCTGCATTCGAACCCAGCCGTCCCCTCGAACGGGGCGATCGAGCTCCCTTCGGGCAAAGCCCCAGAGTACAG GGAAACCGAGGCCAGTTCCTCTATGA